Proteins from a single region of Candidatus Parcubacteria bacterium:
- the gyrB gene encoding DNA topoisomerase (ATP-hydrolyzing) subunit B (Derived by automated computational analysis using gene prediction method: Protein Homology. GO_component: GO:0009330 - DNA topoisomerase type II (double strand cut, ATP-hydrolyzing) complex [Evidence IEA]; GO_function: GO:0003918 - DNA topoisomerase type II (double strand cut, ATP-hydrolyzing) activity [Evidence IEA]; GO_process: GO:0006265 - DNA topological change [Evidence IEA]) produces MSTNDNKKTQDYGADAITVLEGLDPVRKRPGMYIGSTSATGLHHLIWEVVDNCIDEAMAGFAEQITVTLTKDGLVSVADDGRGIPVEKMKATGISALETVLTKLHAGGKFGGGGYKVSGGLHGVGVSVVNALSSYLRAEVRRDGQLWVQEYNIGKPKGPAKAVAKDNGSGTTISFKPDPTIFTETEFNWGKILDRLRQQTYLTKGVTINIIDERPDHRPKKYRFHFEGGIKSYIKSLHRDKSVKHDTVFYVEKEINDGKVEVALQYNDEFNETTIAFANNIHNPEGGTHLVGFKTALTRTLNNYGRSKNLLKDKQENLTGEDVREGLTAIISVKLTDPQFEGQTKGKLGNAEMKGYVEQIFGEALLMFLEENPKEGEAIINKCILSSQARLAARSARATILRKGALEGMTLPGKLADCSSRKAEDCELYIVEGDSAGGSAKQGRNRRFQAILPLRGKILNVERARMDKMLANAEIKNLVIAMGTNIDDQFDINKLRYHRIIIMTDADVDGAHIRTLLLTLFFRHFPYLIEGGHIYIAQPPLYQIKKGTAAHYAYSDEEKNKIVAELGGETLATEDPSEEEAEEAVAEEEGKATKKKNTRIHIQRYKGLGEMNAEQLWETTMDPEKRIAKQVKIEDAAKADQIFDMLMGDNVAPRKNFIQTNAKKVANLDI; encoded by the coding sequence ATGAGCACTAATGATAACAAAAAAACTCAGGATTACGGCGCAGACGCAATCACTGTTTTAGAGGGTTTGGACCCGGTTCGTAAAAGACCGGGCATGTATATCGGCTCCACTTCCGCTACCGGTTTACATCATTTAATTTGGGAAGTAGTTGATAACTGTATTGATGAAGCGATGGCCGGCTTTGCCGAACAGATTACCGTCACCCTGACTAAAGACGGCTTGGTTTCGGTGGCTGATGATGGTCGCGGTATCCCGGTAGAAAAAATGAAAGCCACAGGAATATCAGCTTTAGAAACAGTTCTCACCAAGCTTCACGCCGGCGGCAAATTCGGCGGCGGCGGTTACAAAGTCTCCGGCGGCTTACATGGCGTCGGCGTTTCCGTCGTTAATGCTTTAAGCTCCTACTTGCGTGCTGAAGTCCGCCGCGATGGCCAACTTTGGGTACAAGAATATAATATTGGCAAACCAAAAGGGCCAGCTAAAGCGGTCGCTAAAGATAACGGTAGCGGTACCACTATTTCATTTAAACCGGATCCAACAATCTTTACAGAAACCGAATTTAATTGGGGTAAAATTTTAGACCGCTTACGTCAACAAACTTATCTCACCAAAGGAGTCACTATTAATATTATTGACGAGCGTCCGGACCACCGTCCGAAAAAATATCGCTTTCATTTTGAAGGCGGCATTAAATCTTATATTAAATCTCTGCATCGTGATAAATCGGTTAAACACGATACCGTTTTTTATGTAGAAAAAGAAATTAATGATGGGAAGGTGGAAGTGGCTTTACAATATAATGATGAGTTTAACGAAACCACTATTGCTTTTGCCAATAACATTCATAACCCGGAAGGTGGGACCCATTTAGTTGGTTTTAAAACGGCGCTCACCAGAACTTTAAATAATTATGGTCGTTCCAAAAATCTCTTAAAAGATAAGCAAGAAAATCTCACCGGTGAAGATGTTCGTGAAGGCTTAACCGCCATTATTAGTGTTAAGTTAACCGACCCGCAATTTGAAGGTCAAACTAAAGGTAAACTAGGCAACGCGGAAATGAAGGGGTATGTAGAACAGATTTTTGGCGAAGCTCTCCTAATGTTTTTAGAAGAAAATCCTAAAGAAGGTGAAGCCATTATCAATAAATGCATTCTCTCCTCTCAGGCTCGTCTGGCCGCTCGGAGCGCGCGCGCTACCATTCTGAGAAAAGGTGCCCTCGAAGGTATGACCTTACCGGGAAAATTAGCCGACTGCTCTTCGCGAAAAGCGGAAGATTGCGAACTCTATATCGTTGAGGGTGACTCCGCTGGCGGCAGTGCCAAACAAGGCCGCAATCGTCGCTTCCAAGCAATCTTACCTTTACGAGGAAAAATTCTCAACGTAGAACGTGCCCGAATGGATAAAATGTTAGCTAATGCCGAAATTAAAAATTTGGTAATTGCGATGGGAACCAACATTGATGATCAGTTTGATATTAATAAACTCCGCTATCACCGCATTATTATCATGACCGATGCTGATGTTGATGGCGCTCACATCCGCACCCTCTTGCTAACGCTATTTTTCCGCCACTTCCCTTATTTAATTGAGGGTGGCCATATTTATATTGCCCAACCACCACTATATCAAATTAAAAAAGGAACAGCGGCTCATTACGCCTACAGCGATGAGGAAAAAAATAAAATTGTTGCCGAATTGGGCGGCGAAACTTTAGCCACCGAAGATCCCAGCGAAGAAGAAGCTGAGGAAGCCGTAGCGGAGGAAGAGGGAAAAGCGACCAAAAAGAAAAACACCCGGATTCATATTCAACGCTACAAAGGTTTAGGAGAAATGAATGCCGAGCAGCTTTGGGAAACGACCATGGACCCGGAAAAAAGAATTGCTAAACAGGTAAAAATTGAAGATGCGGCGAAGGCGGATCAAATCTTTGATATGCTGATGGGCGACAATGTCGCGCCGCGAAAAAACTTCATCCAAACTAATGCCAAAAAAGTGGCCAACCTAGATATTTAA
- the tpiA gene encoding triose-phosphate isomerase (Derived by automated computational analysis using gene prediction method: Protein Homology. GO_function: GO:0004807 - triose-phosphate isomerase activity [Evidence IEA]; GO_process: GO:0006096 - glycolytic process [Evidence IEA]): MKKLILANWKMQLSFKESEKLAKDYRVKIKNSVAELGVLPDFSALETVCRHLPSKVFKLGAQDVAPYIKGAYTGEVSAASLKQLGAKYVLVGHSERRQEFKENSPLLRLKVQAALEAGLVPILCIGENATQKKNGQTVAVLRRQLEEVLFGLVIEKDNALVVAYEPLWAIGSGQPLEASQAEAIQVMIKGVLANLIGRFPRVIYGGSVNAKNAADFLEWPNIDGLLVGGASLRADEFKKIIGA; this comes from the coding sequence ATGAAAAAATTAATTTTAGCAAATTGGAAAATGCAGCTCTCTTTTAAAGAGAGTGAAAAGTTAGCTAAAGATTACCGGGTAAAAATTAAAAACTCTGTTGCCGAACTTGGCGTGTTGCCGGATTTTAGCGCCTTAGAAACAGTTTGCCGCCATTTGCCGTCTAAAGTTTTTAAATTGGGAGCGCAGGATGTCGCTCCTTATATAAAAGGTGCTTATACCGGCGAGGTTAGTGCTGCTTCACTTAAACAGCTAGGGGCCAAATATGTCTTAGTCGGTCACAGTGAGCGTCGCCAAGAGTTTAAAGAAAATTCTCCTCTACTACGTTTAAAAGTTCAAGCTGCTCTTGAGGCCGGTTTAGTTCCGATTTTATGTATTGGTGAAAACGCCACTCAGAAAAAAAATGGCCAAACAGTCGCAGTTTTAAGACGACAATTAGAGGAAGTATTATTTGGTTTAGTGATAGAAAAAGATAATGCTTTAGTGGTTGCCTATGAGCCTTTATGGGCAATCGGCAGTGGTCAACCCCTAGAGGCTTCTCAGGCGGAAGCAATTCAGGTAATGATTAAGGGGGTTTTAGCTAATTTAATCGGTCGCTTTCCCCGCGTTATTTATGGCGGTAGCGTCAACGCCAAAAATGCTGCGGACTTTTTAGAATGGCCTAATATAGACGGGCTTTTAGTTGGCGGCGCTAGTCTAAGAGCTGATGAATTTAAAAAAATTATTGGTGCTTAA
- a CDS encoding hypothetical protein (Derived by automated computational analysis using gene prediction method: GeneMarkS-2+.): MNWPLLILILILIALAIIIVIVVRKFPALAILDVENIPGEKESRFKKDMIKKRLDRDLSQWSGFFGRFLLFLKKNFSDPLYKAYDNLKQQRRRSRRGRKLSLSQRRERIQELFVAAKENLEKEELEWAEEALIEIIGLESKNLDAFWMLADVYSEGKRWAEAHSTLEHALKLYRSLKWSYPSNSEISRQKIYFEMALISKSLGANLRSFDEVQEALELEPNNPRYLDLAVELAIAVDKINLAKDFVLRLKQANPDNAKVAEWEQMFSLAGEMLAAQKSETGKVVEELELPLTDKNSEPEAPGTPDPGKENEPGIPDPS; encoded by the coding sequence ATGAATTGGCCTTTACTTATTTTAATTCTTATTCTCATCGCGTTGGCAATCATTATTGTAATTGTCGTGCGCAAGTTTCCGGCCTTAGCAATTTTAGATGTGGAGAATATCCCCGGCGAAAAGGAATCGCGCTTTAAAAAAGACATGATTAAAAAACGTTTAGACCGAGATTTGTCGCAGTGGAGTGGTTTTTTTGGAAGATTCTTATTGTTTTTAAAAAAGAATTTTTCCGATCCTCTCTATAAGGCCTATGATAATTTAAAGCAACAGCGCCGACGCAGCCGCCGGGGGAGAAAGTTAAGCTTAAGTCAGCGTCGGGAAAGAATTCAAGAATTATTCGTGGCCGCTAAGGAAAATTTAGAAAAGGAAGAGCTGGAGTGGGCTGAAGAAGCTTTAATTGAAATCATTGGTCTGGAATCTAAAAATTTAGACGCCTTCTGGATGTTGGCTGATGTTTATAGTGAAGGAAAGCGTTGGGCTGAAGCCCATTCGACTTTAGAGCATGCTCTGAAGTTGTATCGCAGCTTGAAGTGGTCTTATCCTTCTAATTCCGAAATTAGCCGTCAAAAAATATATTTTGAGATGGCCTTAATCAGTAAAAGTTTGGGCGCTAATTTAAGATCCTTTGATGAAGTCCAGGAGGCCTTGGAGTTAGAACCGAATAACCCCCGCTATTTAGATTTAGCGGTGGAGTTAGCGATTGCCGTGGATAAAATAAATTTGGCTAAAGATTTTGTTTTGCGCCTTAAACAAGCTAACCCGGATAATGCTAAGGTGGCGGAATGGGAACAAATGTTTAGTCTAGCTGGGGAAATGCTGGCTGCCCAAAAAAGCGAGACGGGAAAGGTGGTAGAAGAGTTGGAATTACCTTTAACTGATAAAAATAGCGAACCTGAGGCCCCAGGGACTCCCGATCCTGGGAAAGAGAATGAGCCGGGAATCCCTGACCCCTCTTAA
- a CDS encoding hypothetical protein (Derived by automated computational analysis using gene prediction method: GeneMarkS-2+.), with amino-acid sequence MKTKLFFGTAPARERPDFRVKRHVFIMVWGIVAVILTVAILLVVWSLLALGVLPSGGWYLTLLVPIILFATIWNRRIKVPPRWEYVWEWGGAIGEPLISGWYFVPRIFGLFRLVGKVPMYDQFINIISGDREDIGKDLVESHPYGTKSDIEPKSGAVVKMIYSLRVKCEDSAAAIYKMDDPFSYIALSVEKKVVEFAKTIDSESLGDRFNSHDWQAKIDSLASDIKESTGFMVLELIPQDIINTPEVQSLRNQVGEQQLRGELLEAELLNKEKEVKIASKDNTIKASRLKVLSETLGDSELAADVWKAEVRADSIKEAAKNKNLILMDADVNESLTRSAARASLRKRSIEEDE; translated from the coding sequence ATGAAAACAAAACTTTTTTTTGGAACTGCGCCCGCTAGAGAAAGACCTGATTTTCGTGTAAAAAGGCATGTATTTATCATGGTCTGGGGCATTGTCGCCGTTATTTTAACGGTCGCAATACTTCTCGTTGTTTGGAGTTTATTAGCTTTAGGGGTTCTTCCGTCAGGAGGATGGTACTTGACGTTATTGGTGCCCATTATTCTTTTTGCAACAATCTGGAATCGGCGCATCAAGGTGCCACCACGTTGGGAGTATGTTTGGGAGTGGGGCGGAGCCATTGGTGAGCCGTTAATTTCCGGTTGGTATTTTGTGCCGCGGATATTTGGTCTGTTTCGTTTAGTTGGCAAAGTGCCAATGTATGATCAGTTTATAAATATTATTAGTGGCGACCGGGAAGATATTGGCAAAGATTTAGTGGAGAGCCATCCCTATGGAACGAAGAGTGATATCGAGCCCAAAAGTGGGGCGGTGGTAAAGATGATTTATTCGCTGCGAGTAAAATGTGAAGATTCGGCTGCAGCGATTTACAAAATGGATGATCCATTTTCTTATATCGCTCTCAGTGTTGAAAAAAAAGTGGTGGAATTTGCCAAGACTATAGACAGTGAATCTTTAGGTGACCGGTTTAATAGCCATGATTGGCAGGCCAAAATTGATTCGCTAGCGTCCGACATTAAAGAGAGTACTGGATTTATGGTTTTGGAGTTAATCCCGCAAGACATTATTAACACTCCGGAAGTGCAGTCTTTACGTAATCAGGTTGGGGAGCAACAGTTACGTGGTGAGCTTCTAGAGGCTGAGCTTCTAAACAAAGAAAAAGAAGTAAAAATTGCCAGTAAGGATAACACTATTAAGGCTTCGCGCTTAAAAGTGTTGAGTGAAACTTTAGGTGATTCGGAACTGGCGGCTGATGTTTGGAAGGCTGAAGTCCGCGCTGACTCAATAAAAGAGGCGGCTAAAAATAAGAATTTAATTCTGATGGATGCCGATGTGAATGAGTCTTTAACCAGGAGTGCCGCTAGAGCCTCTTTAAGAAAAAGATCAATAGAAGAAGATGAATAA